Below is a genomic region from Acinetobacter tibetensis.
CCGAAGCAGAAATACAAGCTGTTTCATTTTGGCAGGCCTTTCTGTTTTGGCTTAAATTAGGGTTTATTAGTTTTGGTGGTCCCGCTGGTCAAATCGCGGTTATGCATCAAGAACTGGTCGAACAAAAACGCTGGATTTCCGAGAAACGTTTTTTACATGCACTGAACTATTGCATGCTCTTACCAGGCCCTGAAGCACAACAATTGGCGACTTATATTGGTTGGTTAATGCATAGAACCGCTGGGGGTTTAGTTGCAGGCATTCTTTTTGTACTCCCATCGCTCTTTATTTTAATTGGCCTTTCATGGGTCTATGTCAAATTTGGTGATGTCCCTATTATTGCTGGACTGTTTTACGGTATCAAACCCGCCGTTGTTGCCATTGTTTTTCATGCAACACATCGAATTGGGAGTCGATCACTCAAGAATAAATTCTTATGGTTGATTGCAGCGCTTTCATTTATTGCGATTTTTTTCTTTAATTTACCCTTCCCTTTAATTGTGTTATCGGCTGCGATCATTGGATATCTGACCAGTAAAAAGTATCCCACCCTATTTTCTAGCGGAAACACGCATCAGCAGAGTAAAAAAGATTATGGACGGGCTTTCATTGATGATGATACGCCTACGCCCGAACATGCGATCTTTAACTGGAAACGGCTGGGCAGTATTTTACTGATGGGAGGGCTACTGTGGTTTGTTCCTATCCTGAGTCTAAGCTTAACGCTTGGGTGGAATCATGCCTATACTCAAATGGCTTGGTTCTTTACTAAAGCAGCCCTGCTCACCTTTGGCGGTGCCTATGCCGTATTACCTTATGTTTATCAAGGTGCTGTTAACTATTATGGCTGGTTAAGCCCAACTCAAATGATCGATGGCTTGGCACTAGGTGAAAGTACGCCCGGCCCTTTAATTATGGTGGTTGCATTCGTTGGCTTTTTGGGCGCATTTAACCAAGCCCTCCTAGGTCCAGATCATCTATTCTTGGCGGGAGCGATTGGCGCGACAATCGTGACTTGGTTTACCTTCCTATTTTCCTTTATTTTTATCTTGGCTGGTGCACCCATTATAGAGTCAACACATAATGAGCTCAAATTTACAGCACCCCTAACGGCCATTACAGCAGCGGTTGTCGGCGTGATTCTGAATCTTGCACTATTTTTTAGTTATCACGTGCTCTGGCCAACAGGATTTGGTGGTTCTTTTGATATCGTTGCTGCTTCAATCGCACTTGCAGCCCTGATTGGACTGTTCTATTTTGAGTTGAAAGTCATGTATGTCCTTGCTGCTTCGGCGTTAATCGGCTTACTTTGTTTTAGCTTCCTTTAATGTATATCAATTGAATGAAGGCCTTCTTTTGTGGGATGTGATTGAATCAATCCCACACTATTTTTAAGTCCCTTGTGTTCTCTTGAAGTTGATCGTTAGGATTCACCCAAAAAACGCAACCCGACCCCAGCAATAGTAAAAATATACTTTGGGTTCATCGCTGAGTCTCCGATTTTGGTTCGGAGTTTTTTCACCAAGATTCGAAGATAATGGGTATCTTCTTCATGCGTGATGCCCCATAACTCCGTCATGATTTGTTTTTGAGTCACGATCTTACCTTGATGACGAATCAGCAGTGCCAACAGTTGAAATTCTTTTTTGGTCAGAATAATTTCTTCATGGGCTAATTTCACGACATGCTCAGCCACATCGACGGATAATTGACCATCATCAAATACAATGTTCAGTCCAGATTGCTGTGGTTTATTACGAAACATCACTCGAATACGCGCACATAATTCCTGAATGCTAAACGGTTTGGTCACATAATCGTTTGCACCTGCATCTAACAATTTAATTTTTTGATTTTCATCAGGACGTGCGGATAACACAATCACAGGAATGTCCGACCAGAGTCTCATCTCGGTCAATACCTGCTGTCCCTCCATATCAGGTAAGCCCAAGTCTAAAATCAGTAAATCCGCACCACGGGTTGCCAAAGTCTCTAAGCCTTGCATGCCATTTTCTGCAACATGCACCTGATAGCCCTGCGAACGTAAGGCAATGTCCAAAAATTTTCGGATTTGAGGCTCATCATCAATAATCAAAATTGAAGCATTCGAATGAATTGTTTGCGGCATAAAAATGTTTTTAGTCCTGATGTAACGGTAATCGTATGCGAATTAAGGTGCCTTGACCATCTGTTCCAGCAAAAGCTTCGATACTGCCCATATGAGCGCCAATAATGGCTTTGACAATCGCCAGCCCTAAACCTGTCCCCGTTTTGCCTCGATCGCCACGCTGCATGGTATAGAACATATCAAAAATTTGTTCACGTTCATCTTCGGGAATGCCGATCCCTTGATCGATAATGTCAATTTGCAGACATTGTTCCTCTTGCTGAATCTTTATTTCAATCGGAACATTCTCTGGTGAGAACTTGGCAGCATTTTCTAAGACATTAAAAATGGCTTGCTCAATCAAAGCAGGATGCACATACAATTGAGGAAGTTCTTCCGCCAAAGCAACCTCGATTTTCACCTCAGGCTGATAGCGTTTCAGTCGTTGAGTTGCCGAGCCAATCAGTTCATCCACACCAATCCAAGCACGACTTAAAGTCAACCCTTGATGACCTAATCGAGTCATATCCAACAGGTTTTGAATATAACGATCTAGTCGTTCACCCTCAATGTGAATGGTGTCTAATAATTCATGCCGATCGCTTTCAGGCATCTGTTCGCCATAATATTTAAGCGTATCTGCTGAACCAATCATCGCGGCTAAGGGTGAACGTAAATCATGTGACACCGAAGAAAGTAAGGCGGAGCGAAGCTTTTCCGTTTCAGCCACCACACGAGAATTTTCTAACTGTAAAGAGAGTTGTACCCGAGCAACAGTTTGTGCAATGTCTTCAATCATCAACTCAGTTAAACGTTGCAATTCAAAACTGATGGTTTGAGCGTTTTGATGAAAGCGAATTGCAATCACCCCATATTCTTTCACCAAATTTAACGGAATAAACCACCATTCAGAATTGGTCAGTGTATTGGTAAAGCGTCCACAGGGTTTCGCATTCTTCTGCGTCCAATCTGCGGCAATCTGATCTTTTTCATTTAAAGCAGAGACATCACCTAAAGACTGATTTTCAACTTTTAACCAAACCGTGGCATTTAATGAAGTTTCTAAATGTTGTTTGGCAACGGTTAATACCTGTTCAATATCTACACAGGTCGATAGCTTGCGCTCTAATTCTTGTAATTGTAACGAGACTGAATTTGCTGCGCGTAAACTCAACACCTGAGCACGTAATTGATTGGCTAAACGCCCGACCAGTAAGGCTGAAATAATGAATGTGATAATGGTAATCACGCCGCGTTCAGCACTGATCATAAAGGTAAAGCGAGGTTCGATAAAAAAGTAGTTGTAGAGTAAAAAACAGATAAATACGCTGATAATTGTAATCAACATGCGGGCGCGTATCGCAACCAATAATACGGTCACAATAAAAATCAAGGCTAAATCGCTATACCCAATAAAATGATCACTGATTGCCGCCACAATCAGTCCTAGCAATACAATGATGATACTTTCGAATACTTCTCGTGAATTAAATGCCAAACCCTGTTCTCGCCAAGATGAATAAGCCACATCTTTCTGCAAACGCTTTTCATTATTTTTGGCTTTTAAAGGCTGAACAAAGGTGATTTCAAAAGGGTGCTGTTTCTCTAAAAGTTGGTCAGCAATATGATCTGAAAATAGGCGCTGCCATAGCGATTTTTGAGGGCTTTTGCCAAGTAAAATATTGGATGCACCATAATCATAAGCTGCCTGTAAAATGGTCGATGCAATATGATTGCTATACAGTAAATAGGTGTCTGCACCGAGCTTACGCGCTAGGTTAAAAGCCTTCGTCACCGTAAAAATTTGCGTCGTTTCGGCTTTACTTTTTTGAATCGAAATGACGCTCCACGTTGCATTGCGTCTTTCCGCAATCCGATGTGCACGGCGCACCAAATCTTCAGAGAATTCAGAACCATCTATCGCCAACAGGACGTGATTTTGAATCGGGATAATCTGCCCTTGCGCAACAAATTTTTCTCGATAATCAATATCGACCTGCCCTGCAACAGTTTGAATTGCCAGATCACGTAACGCTGTCAAATTCGCAGCTTTAAAAAAACCTTGTAATGCATGGGGTGCAACATCAGCGAAATAAATCTTGCCATGATTCATCCGTTCTAATAATTCGGGAACAGGTAAATCAACCAGTCGAATATCTTTCAAACGTTTAAGTAGTGCATCGGGGACAGTTTCAGTTACCCGAATCCCCGTAATTTGAAAAACCACATCATTGAGGCTTTCCAAATGCTGAATATTTAAGGTGCTATAGACATCAATGCCTGCATCCAACAACTCATTGACATCTTGCCAACGATATTCATGTCGGCTGTTGGGTACATTCCGATGTGCAAGTTCATCAACAAGCACAATTTGAGGCTTTAATTTAAGAATTTGGTCGAGATCCATCTCTTCCAACATTCGCCCTTGATATTCCACAGACTTTCTTGGAATAACATTCAGCCCTTGAATCAAACGTTCGGTATCAGATCGACCGTGGGTTTCTACGACCCCAACTACCACATGCTGCCCTTGTTGCATCAATTCATGCGCTCGGGTCAGCATGGCATAGGTTTTCCCAACCCCGGGTGCTGCACCCAAGAAAGTAGTCAAACGTCCAGATTGTTCACGTTGGCTATGTGCCAACCATGCATCTGCTTTGTTATTACGGTCAATCTGCATAAGTGCGCTCTATTAACGAGGTGTAGATGACAATTGATCTAAGGCTAAATTTAACTGCAACACATTCACTCGCGCTTGCCCATATACGCCGAACTGTGCAGGCTGAATTTGTTGTTGTACCAAATCACGAATGTGTTGCTCAGGCAAATGACGTTGCTGTGCCACACGTTTCACCTGCAACAATGCACTTTCAGGTGAAATATCAGGATCAATCCCACTGCCCGACGCAGTCACCATCTCGTTCGGCACTTGTTGCTTAGTAATCTGATTATTTTGGGCAAATTGTATCGTTCTCTCTTTAATTTGTTTTTGCAAATCAGGATTAGAGATTGCCAAATTACTGCCTGCCATGCCATCGACACTGTAACTTACCGCACTCGGTCGCCCATGGAAATATTGTTCACTAACAAAGTTTTGTCCGACCAAACTTGACCCCATCACTTTACCATTGAGTTCAATGACACTGCCATTGGCCTGTTTGGGAAAGATCAACTGTGCAATGGAGACACTTGCTGTAGCGTACAACATGCCTGCAATCAAGAAACCAACCGCAACCAAACCGAGGCTTGGACGTAAAACTGAATGAACAGGATTCGATAATTGGAGATTCTGTTGATTCAATTGCTCATGCTTCAATAAAATATTCATTTCCAACTCCTAAATCCACAAGGACACAACAAGGTCAATGAGCTTGATCACAATAAATGGAAAAACGACCCCACCTACCCCATAGATCAACATATTACGGCGTAACAATTGCAGCGCACTGGCAGGTTTAAATTGAACACCTTTGAGTGCCAATGGAATCAGCATTGGAATAATCAAGGCATTAAAAATCAAAGCGGAAATCACTGCGCTACTTGGGCTACTGAGTTGCAAAATATTCAAAACGCCAAGCTCAGGAATCGCAACGGCGAATAATGCAGGTAAAATCACAAAGTACTTAGATACGTCATTTGCCAAAGAAAAAGTGGTTAATGCGCCACGAGTAATCAGTTGCTGCTTGCCAATTTCCACCACATCCAGCAATTTGGTTGGATCAGAATCCAAATCCACCATATTGCCAGCTTCTTTGGCTGCTTGCGTACCAGAATTCATGGCTAAACCAATATCTGCCTGCGCCAAGGCGGGAGCATCGTTGGTGCCATCACCGACCATTGCGACCAATTTCCCTGCTGCTTGTTCGTTACGAAT
It encodes:
- the chrA gene encoding chromate efflux transporter, with the protein product MEQERITSPEAEIQAVSFWQAFLFWLKLGFISFGGPAGQIAVMHQELVEQKRWISEKRFLHALNYCMLLPGPEAQQLATYIGWLMHRTAGGLVAGILFVLPSLFILIGLSWVYVKFGDVPIIAGLFYGIKPAVVAIVFHATHRIGSRSLKNKFLWLIAALSFIAIFFFNLPFPLIVLSAAIIGYLTSKKYPTLFSSGNTHQQSKKDYGRAFIDDDTPTPEHAIFNWKRLGSILLMGGLLWFVPILSLSLTLGWNHAYTQMAWFFTKAALLTFGGAYAVLPYVYQGAVNYYGWLSPTQMIDGLALGESTPGPLIMVVAFVGFLGAFNQALLGPDHLFLAGAIGATIVTWFTFLFSFIFILAGAPIIESTHNELKFTAPLTAITAAVVGVILNLALFFSYHVLWPTGFGGSFDIVAASIALAALIGLFYFELKVMYVLAASALIGLLCFSFL
- a CDS encoding response regulator; the encoded protein is MPQTIHSNASILIIDDEPQIRKFLDIALRSQGYQVHVAENGMQGLETLATRGADLLILDLGLPDMEGQQVLTEMRLWSDIPVIVLSARPDENQKIKLLDAGANDYVTKPFSIQELCARIRVMFRNKPQQSGLNIVFDDGQLSVDVAEHVVKLAHEEIILTKKEFQLLALLIRHQGKIVTQKQIMTELWGITHEEDTHYLRILVKKLRTKIGDSAMNPKYIFTIAGVGLRFLGES
- a CDS encoding sensor histidine kinase; translation: MQIDRNNKADAWLAHSQREQSGRLTTFLGAAPGVGKTYAMLTRAHELMQQGQHVVVGVVETHGRSDTERLIQGLNVIPRKSVEYQGRMLEEMDLDQILKLKPQIVLVDELAHRNVPNSRHEYRWQDVNELLDAGIDVYSTLNIQHLESLNDVVFQITGIRVTETVPDALLKRLKDIRLVDLPVPELLERMNHGKIYFADVAPHALQGFFKAANLTALRDLAIQTVAGQVDIDYREKFVAQGQIIPIQNHVLLAIDGSEFSEDLVRRAHRIAERRNATWSVISIQKSKAETTQIFTVTKAFNLARKLGADTYLLYSNHIASTILQAAYDYGASNILLGKSPQKSLWQRLFSDHIADQLLEKQHPFEITFVQPLKAKNNEKRLQKDVAYSSWREQGLAFNSREVFESIIIVLLGLIVAAISDHFIGYSDLALIFIVTVLLVAIRARMLITIISVFICFLLYNYFFIEPRFTFMISAERGVITIITFIISALLVGRLANQLRAQVLSLRAANSVSLQLQELERKLSTCVDIEQVLTVAKQHLETSLNATVWLKVENQSLGDVSALNEKDQIAADWTQKNAKPCGRFTNTLTNSEWWFIPLNLVKEYGVIAIRFHQNAQTISFELQRLTELMIEDIAQTVARVQLSLQLENSRVVAETEKLRSALLSSVSHDLRSPLAAMIGSADTLKYYGEQMPESDRHELLDTIHIEGERLDRYIQNLLDMTRLGHQGLTLSRAWIGVDELIGSATQRLKRYQPEVKIEVALAEELPQLYVHPALIEQAIFNVLENAAKFSPENVPIEIKIQQEEQCLQIDIIDQGIGIPEDEREQIFDMFYTMQRGDRGKTGTGLGLAIVKAIIGAHMGSIEAFAGTDGQGTLIRIRLPLHQD
- the kdpC gene encoding potassium-transporting ATPase subunit KdpC, which encodes MNILLKHEQLNQQNLQLSNPVHSVLRPSLGLVAVGFLIAGMLYATASVSIAQLIFPKQANGSVIELNGKVMGSSLVGQNFVSEQYFHGRPSAVSYSVDGMAGSNLAISNPDLQKQIKERTIQFAQNNQITKQQVPNEMVTASGSGIDPDISPESALLQVKRVAQQRHLPEQHIRDLVQQQIQPAQFGVYGQARVNVLQLNLALDQLSSTPR